TATCACCGTCATATTTATCCAGGACAAAAACCTTTTTACCCCTGAAAAACTGAAACTGTTAGACAAACTGGTCTTTAAGTTCGAGGAATTACACGGAGTCAGTAAGGTTGAAAGTCTCTATTCCGTAACCAACTTCAAGGGAGTTGACGGGGCGCTCGAAACCAATCCCTTGATGGATTGGCCCCCCGAAACTCAGGAAGAGGCCGAACGGGTAAAAGCAGACGCCCTCCGAAACCCTGTTTTTCTGAACAGCTTGATTTCAAAAGATGGTACTGCCACAGCAATAAACCTCTTTGTAGAGGGAGATCCTGATGATCCCGAATTTAATGTTAAGTTCTCCAGAGGGGTAGATGAAATCATAAAACCTTTCCAGAACCAGCTTGATACCATATTCCAGATTGGTCTTTCCTTCACCCGCCGTTTGATAAGCGATAATATTATAGGTGACACAGTCAAACTGGTGCCATTGTCAGCTTTTGTTCTCCTCATAACTTTGATTATATTTATGCGCTCTGCCAGTGGAGCCCTATTACCCATACTTACGGCGGGCACAAGTATCGTCTGTACCGCCGGTTTTATGGCCCAGGTGAATATTCCTCTCAATGTGCTTACCGTTATCGTACCGGCCCTTATAATTGTTGTAGGCTCAACAGAGGACATACATATCCTTTCCGAATATCTGGAAGGTGTGGAAGAAACGAGAGGCAACAGAGCTGAAGCTATCAGAATCATGGCGGGCAAAGTTGGCACGGCAGTGCTCCTTACCTCGTTAACGACTTTCATCGGGTTCCTTTCCATTACGTTAAACCAGATAACCCTGCTCAAACAATTTGGTGTTGTGGCTGCCTTTGGTCTTTTTGTTAATCCTGTTGCCACCTGTCTCCTCGCCCCGGTTTATCTCCATTTCTTCGGCCCTACAAAGGTCAAAACGTCCGGGGAACACAAGGCAAGTTTTACAGACCGCTTTTTCGGCGTTATTGCCAATAATATAATAAAAATTATTTACACCAATAAACGGCTGGTTCTTACTTTTTTTCTGGGTCTGGCTGCTATCATCGGACTTTTTACGTTGCAGGTCAATGTAGATAATGATCTTTTAGGCTATTTCAAAAAGAATTCGGCAATACGTAGCCGTAGCCGGATACTTCATAAGGATTTAGCAGGTGCTCAGACCTTTTTTATCCGTATAAATAGTGGTTTTGCCGATACTTTTAAGCAGCCTGAAAACCTTGCTCAAATTGCTAAAATACAAAAATATATCTCCGAAAAAGGATGGTTCGACAAAACAAAGTCCCTGGCGGATGATATCTCACTCATACACAGAGAAATGAACAACGGCGATGAAAAATACTTCAAGCTGCCTGATTCAGCTGACCTTATTGCCCAGTACCTCCTGTTCCTGCACAGGGACGAAATTTCCCGCTACGTCACTGCAGATTTCAGTGAAGCAAATATTCTGGTAAGACATAATGTCAGTTCATCCTATGAACTTGCCGAGGTACTTCAAGACCTTGAGGAACACATTAAAAAAACTTTGAATCCTCATTTTTTATGGGGACTCACCGGCGAAAATATTCTCATTAATACGGCGGCGGACAGCATGGCTGCAGGACAGGCAAAGTCTCTCTCCCTCGTTCTTGTTCTCATTTTTATTATTATGTCCATTCTATTTGTAAATGTTAAGGCTGGTGCACTTTCCCTCATCCCGAATCTATTTCCCATAGTTCTTAACTTTGGCATTATGGGTATTTTCGGTATTCCCCTAAATACCGGAACCGCAATGGTGGCGGCAATCGCCATTGGAATTGCCGTGGATGACACCATACATCTCATGACCCGCTATAACACTGAGATGCGACTGCTGCAAAGTCAGGATAAAGCCGTTAATGTGTGTATACACGCTGAAGCAAGGCCGGTTATTTCAACATCTATTGCTCTTGCTCTTGGGTTTGCCGTTCTGGGCTTTTCCAATTTTGTTCCCGTCATCAGTTTCGGCCTCCTTTCGTCAATGGTTATGATATTCGCCGTCATCGGTGATTTATTCATTACCCCTATTTTGCTCTCTTCAACTCAGCTTATGACTCTGTGGGATATGTTGGGCCTTCATCTTCAAAAAGCTGTCATACAAAATGCGGCTTTGTTCCGGGATCTCAGACCATGGCAAATGAAAAGAGTCGTTCTGCTGGGCAGGATGCTCACCAATAAGGCCGGAGAATTGGCCGTGGTACAGGGAGAAGAGGGCTCAAGTATGTATCTCCTTCTCGAAGGCAGTGCCGAAGTGGTAACAAGGGATGAGAAAACCGGCAAGGATATCTTCCTTACCGAACTTAATCCCGGTGATGTTTTCGGTGAAATAGCCCTTGTAGAGCCCGGTCCACGATCTGCCGACGTGCGTGCTTTAGAACCGATCAACTATCTCGAAATCGACTGGAATGGCCTTAAGAGAATTCAAAGAATTTACCCCCGCATTGCGAGTCGCTTGTTCCTCAATCTGTCACGGATTTTAGGGGGACGTCTGGTACAGACGGATAAACTTCTTCTTGAAACAAAATAGATTAAAAAAAGGATAGATGATTATGAACCGTATAAAATATTTGGTCGCATTTTTTTTAGTTCTTTTCCTCGCCTTTAGTTCTCAGCAGGCAATGGGCGCTGATGATCTTGATCTGCTAAATGACCTGGACAAGGAAATGTCAACCACAAAAGAGAAATCAAGTAGTGACCTTGATCTTCTCGACCAATTAGAGGCGGTGCCGGCTGAAGAAAAGGAGGATCCATTTAAACACCTCACCCAGATTAGCAAGAACTTCAAGGGAAGTCTTCGATTGCGCGGCCATGTTTTCTTGCGAGAACCGGAAGACCGGGAAGGTATCGATGAACGGAATCCTGTTGGAGAGGCCTTGCTTCGTTTCAATACATGGACCGGCAATGACAGATTACGCTTGAACTTTTCAGGCTGGCTCGAGGCTGGAAGTCAACAAGATACGTACGAAGGAATATTCCGGTGGCTCCAGGACAACGACCGTCAACGGCGCTATCTGGAATTGAATGAACTATACCTTACTCTCTTCCAGGACAGCTATGACGTAACATTGGGCAAAAAGATCTTCAAGAACGGAATTTCGACACTCTTCTCCCCTGCCGACAGATACCGTTTCACGGATTCGAATGACCCGATAGATCCTAAAGATTTTGGCATGTGGCAAACGAGGCTGGATTATTACCTTGAAAAGTTCACCATCACGGGAGCTATCTTGCCCGTATTCAATACGGGTAAAGTCCCCAGTGGACATTCCCGCTGGTCAGGTGATACGGGAGACTATGACATTTACGAAGAAGATATCTCCGACAAAGACATCGAGGAAGATTTCCCCACCATTTCAATTAATAACGTCAGTTATTTTGCCAGGGGCAAGACGACCTTCCGCGGCTGGGATCTCTTCTTCTCAGCATATCATGGCCTGAACCCATACTATGTCCTGAGGGAGGAACAACGAGGAAGTAAAACGGTAGCTATCAAGGAAAACGTAAAGGTAGGTAACTACGCCGCCGGTTTCTCTACTGCATACAAAAAATGGGAATTTCATGGTGAAGGTCTGTTTAACTTCAGCTATGACGGGAAAGATGACAACTATGTCAGCCTCGTGGGAGGCTTTACCTATACAGTTGATGAATTGGCGAAAAAGGTTTTTCTCGAGAAAATCGATATAACCATTGAATATGCCAACGAGATTATTACAAAGAAGCAATATGCCGACGGTTATACGAGAAGTTCACGGAAAAGCAGGTTGGGTCAAAATAACATATTCACGAGGGTGAATTTCAAATATAATGAAGACTTGAGTTTTCAATATATTTCAGATTTCGAATTCGATCCATCAGGTCGATACAATCGGTTTCAGTCCGAATATAAAATCAGGCCGGGGCTTGAATGGACGGTCGCAGCCGAATTCTTCAACGGCAAAAGTGACAGCTTTTATGGCAGATGGGAACGGAACGATCGGCTTATAACCGCCTTCAAATACAGCTTCTAAGGTGATTTAATCCGGCAAAGCCGCAACCAGAAGTCAGTAGTCAGGAGACAGAAGTCAGAATAAAAAACTATTCCGCTTCCATATATGTATTCTGAATTCTGACTACTGTCTTCGTTTGTGGTCATATTAATGCCAACATCTGCGCAAAAAACGCAGTTGTTGTGAATAAAGACTCTAAGGCCTAAGCTGATAACTTTAGGCACTTTAGCTCACTTTAGACACTTTAGTCACTCTTTTAAATAGTCCCTGATAAGAACTTCGGCAATCTGAATAGCGTTAAGAGCTGCCCCCTTCCTCAGGTTGTCCGATACTATCCACATATTGATCCCGTTTGCTATTGACTCATCTTCTCTTATTCTTCCCACAAAAGTATCGTCCTTGCCTGTGGCATTTATTGCAAGAGGATACTCAGATTTGCCTGGGTTATCAACAACAACTACTCCCGGTGCTGTTGAAAGTATGTCTCTAACCTCTCCAGGTGTGATTTTTCTTTCAGTTTCAATGTTGACCGATTCTGAATGAGAATAAAAAACAGGGACTCTCACCGTGGTTGCGGTAATGGCTATCGAATCATCTTCCAAAATCTTTTTGGTTTCGTTCACCATCTTCATTTCTTCTTTGGTATAACCATTATCCAGGAAGACGTCTATATGCGGCAGACAGTTAAAAGCAATCCTGTGGGGATATACCTCCACCTTTGGTTCATTAAGACTCAAAAGCGCTTTTGTCTGTTCAGTAAGTTCTTCAATAGCATCTTTACCTGTTCCTGACACAGACTGATAGGTAGACACCACAATTCTCTTTATTTTAACTGCATCGTGAATCGGCTTCAAGGCCACAACCATCTGGATTGTTGAACAATTCGGATTCGCTATGATGCCCTTTGTCTTATACTGCCCGATCGCTTCAGGGTTCACCTCAGGTACAACGAGAGGGACTGCGGGGTCCATTCTGAAGGCACTGGTATTATCTATAACTACACATCCTGCCCCGACAGCAAGAGGTGCAAAACGCTCACTGATACTACCGCCGGCCGAAAAGAGACCTATTTCTATCCCTTCAAAAGAATCTTCATCCAACACCTTTACGGGATAGGATTTCCCTTTAAACTCCAACATCTTTTCCTGGGAGCGTTCCGATGCAAGGAGCGTCAATTCGCCTACCGGAAAATCCCTCTCTTCCAAGATCTTAATCATCTCATTTCCTACAGCACCCGTCGCACCGACAACCGCCACATTGTATTTCCTCATATAATTAACTCCTTACTCATTGACAAGATCGCAAAAAGTCATAAACTGCACCATTTGTCATCCTGAACTTGTTTCAGGATCTCACTTGTTTCAGCATCTAATTATTTCAGTAAGTTAGAGACCCTGAAATAAATTCAGGGTGACAAAAAATGACTTTTCACGGGTGCATCACTTATTAATTCCCAATTCTTGCTTCTGCGCCTCTGTTTTTTCTTTAGAGCTCCTCTTCTTCACAACGTTCGACAGCTTCCACACAGGACCGGAGATGCTATAACCCACGGCAAAGGTAAAAAGCATTATCTGAGGCTCTGCAACAACTATAATCAGAAGAACAACAATTACGAAAAAAGTCATAAAGGGTTTTCGTGAAAAAAGATTCAGGTCTTTGAAACTGTAATATTTTATATTGCTGACCATCAATACGGAAAGTACTATAATACCGATTAATATGGATGGGTGATTAAGCTGCCCTACTCCCCCCAGATAATAGAAAAGGAGTACCCCTGTTGCCACAACTGAAGCAGCGGCCGGTATAGGGAGCCCGTTGAATACCTTGCTCTCTATAATGTCAATCTGAATGTTAAATCTCGCAAGCCTCAGTGCCCCGCAGACAACAAACAGAAACGAGGCGAGCCAACCCCATCTGCCGAAGGGGGAAAGTGACCATGTATACGAAAGGATTGCGGGTGCAACACCAAAAGCAACCAAGTCCGCCAGAGAATCATATTCAGCACCAAACTTGCTCACCGTACGGGTCATCCTGGCTATTCTTCCATCGAGCGCATCAAGAACAGCGGCAACCAGAATCGCAATTGCGGCCCGGGAAAAATCTTCTCTCATCGAAAAGACTATCGCATAAAATCCAAAAAAAAGACTGGCCGTGGTAAAGAGGTTCGGCAGGATATAAATCCCTTTTTTCATGTTATCTTTCTTAATTCTTTTCTTGTTCATGTCAGATATCCAATCGGCGTCTCGCCACCCTTGACCCTGTCTCCCACTTTTACTGAAATGGTTGAATCAAGGGGAAGAAAAACTTCGAGTCTCGACCCAAAACGGATAAGACCGAAACGCTGCCCTTTTGTAACATTCATCCCCTCTTTTATCCGGCAGACAATTCTCCTGGCTATCAGCCCTGCTATTTGAACGACAAGAATTTCCTGCCCATCATCAGTCTTAACAAGTACTGAGTTTTTTTCATTGAGAGACGAAGCTTTATCCAGATTAGCAGAAAAAAACTTGCCCTTTCTGTATAGAATACTCTCCACCCTGCCGGAACAGGGTATCCTGTTTACATGAACATTGAAGACACTCATAAATATGCTTATTTTCTTAAATCTGCCCTTTAATATGGTATCTTCCCTGATTTCTTCTATTCTGATAACTCTTCCATCGGCTGGTGATATAACCTCTTTCCCCCCCTCGGGAATGTTTCTTTTCGGATCACGGAAAAACCAGATGACAAATGAAGAAGCAATAAAGAAGAAAGCTGTCCACCAATACATTCCTACAGCCCCCAGAATAATCGTTGTGATTACAAGGGGCAGGATAAAGATTAACCCTTCACGAGCTATGCGATTACTATAATCCATAATTTTACCAACTTCAGGCCTCACGATATTGTGACAAGATTTTAAAAATCTTATCCTTGCCCCTGAGTTTCGTTTTCTGAATTTCCTTTTTTTCCATCTCCTCTTCTGGTGTGAGATGGAGTCTTCTGTTAAAATCTTCCAGGATAGCTTCAAGCTTTCCATGATCTTCCACAAACTTTTTTAACTCTTCGTCTTGATCAATATACCTTGCTATCAAATCCTCTTCTACTTTTTCCATAAATCACTGCCCTCCCAGCAAAATAGGTTTAGTTTAAGAGCGCTGTACGGGCTTTGAAAATCGGCCCCCTATTTACCTGCAACCCTTTTCATTTCTGCCTCAGAGAGGCGAAGATATTGAGGGATAAAAGTCATTATATCCAGGACATCTCCCTCAATAAATTTATTCATTCCTAAAAGGCCTACCGTAGAAGCCTTTATATATTGAAGGTGTGATAATGCAAAATACGATTTGTCAGGCAAAATTTCCTTGATAAGCCCACAGTAGTTTATTGCGCCATCACCAAGAAATATAACCTCCTCATCAATGCCCTTCAAAAATGTCTCGG
This genomic stretch from Syntrophales bacterium harbors:
- a CDS encoding MMPL family transporter, which encodes MRRFMLWSQTHPWIVIVGVAIITIFALYSARNIRIDASTEGMMIQGDPAQYYYQETLKKFGTDNITVIFIQDKNLFTPEKLKLLDKLVFKFEELHGVSKVESLYSVTNFKGVDGALETNPLMDWPPETQEEAERVKADALRNPVFLNSLISKDGTATAINLFVEGDPDDPEFNVKFSRGVDEIIKPFQNQLDTIFQIGLSFTRRLISDNIIGDTVKLVPLSAFVLLITLIIFMRSASGALLPILTAGTSIVCTAGFMAQVNIPLNVLTVIVPALIIVVGSTEDIHILSEYLEGVEETRGNRAEAIRIMAGKVGTAVLLTSLTTFIGFLSITLNQITLLKQFGVVAAFGLFVNPVATCLLAPVYLHFFGPTKVKTSGEHKASFTDRFFGVIANNIIKIIYTNKRLVLTFFLGLAAIIGLFTLQVNVDNDLLGYFKKNSAIRSRSRILHKDLAGAQTFFIRINSGFADTFKQPENLAQIAKIQKYISEKGWFDKTKSLADDISLIHREMNNGDEKYFKLPDSADLIAQYLLFLHRDEISRYVTADFSEANILVRHNVSSSYELAEVLQDLEEHIKKTLNPHFLWGLTGENILINTAADSMAAGQAKSLSLVLVLIFIIMSILFVNVKAGALSLIPNLFPIVLNFGIMGIFGIPLNTGTAMVAAIAIGIAVDDTIHLMTRYNTEMRLLQSQDKAVNVCIHAEARPVISTSIALALGFAVLGFSNFVPVISFGLLSSMVMIFAVIGDLFITPILLSSTQLMTLWDMLGLHLQKAVIQNAALFRDLRPWQMKRVVLLGRMLTNKAGELAVVQGEEGSSMYLLLEGSAEVVTRDEKTGKDIFLTELNPGDVFGEIALVEPGPRSADVRALEPINYLEIDWNGLKRIQRIYPRIASRLFLNLSRILGGRLVQTDKLLLETK
- a CDS encoding aspartate-semialdehyde dehydrogenase codes for the protein MRKYNVAVVGATGAVGNEMIKILEERDFPVGELTLLASERSQEKMLEFKGKSYPVKVLDEDSFEGIEIGLFSAGGSISERFAPLAVGAGCVVIDNTSAFRMDPAVPLVVPEVNPEAIGQYKTKGIIANPNCSTIQMVVALKPIHDAVKIKRIVVSTYQSVSGTGKDAIEELTEQTKALLSLNEPKVEVYPHRIAFNCLPHIDVFLDNGYTKEEMKMVNETKKILEDDSIAITATTVRVPVFYSHSESVNIETERKITPGEVRDILSTAPGVVVVDNPGKSEYPLAINATGKDDTFVGRIREDESIANGINMWIVSDNLRKGAALNAIQIAEVLIRDYLKE
- a CDS encoding phosphatidylserine decarboxylase family protein, with protein sequence MDYSNRIAREGLIFILPLVITTIILGAVGMYWWTAFFFIASSFVIWFFRDPKRNIPEGGKEVISPADGRVIRIEEIREDTILKGRFKKISIFMSVFNVHVNRIPCSGRVESILYRKGKFFSANLDKASSLNEKNSVLVKTDDGQEILVVQIAGLIARRIVCRIKEGMNVTKGQRFGLIRFGSRLEVFLPLDSTISVKVGDRVKGGETPIGYLT
- the pssA gene encoding CDP-diacylglycerol--serine O-phosphatidyltransferase translates to MNKKRIKKDNMKKGIYILPNLFTTASLFFGFYAIVFSMREDFSRAAIAILVAAVLDALDGRIARMTRTVSKFGAEYDSLADLVAFGVAPAILSYTWSLSPFGRWGWLASFLFVVCGALRLARFNIQIDIIESKVFNGLPIPAAASVVATGVLLFYYLGGVGQLNHPSILIGIIVLSVLMVSNIKYYSFKDLNLFSRKPFMTFFVIVVLLIIVVAEPQIMLFTFAVGYSISGPVWKLSNVVKKRSSKEKTEAQKQELGINK